A window of the Candidatus Poribacteria bacterium genome harbors these coding sequences:
- a CDS encoding HD domain-containing protein: MKNEIDQIVEQACAADTNIFGYDIWTHHILQVIENAKQLAPRFDADPEIVEFAALLHDYASIKDEALYADHHIQGPIEAEKLLKGFGYPEEKIGSVKEAIATHRGSVITEHRSAEGACLANADAMSHIQGVPSLLYLAYVHNGMGIDEGSAWVKAKLQRSWQKLRSDVQELVRDRYEAALEML, from the coding sequence TTGAAAAACGAAATTGATCAGATTGTCGAACAAGCGTGTGCTGCCGATACAAATATCTTTGGTTACGACATTTGGACCCACCATATCCTACAAGTCATTGAAAACGCGAAACAACTTGCCCCACGTTTTGATGCTGATCCCGAAATTGTGGAATTCGCGGCGTTACTCCACGATTACGCCAGCATAAAGGATGAAGCACTCTACGCCGATCACCATATCCAAGGTCCCATTGAAGCCGAGAAACTCCTTAAAGGTTTCGGCTATCCAGAAGAAAAAATAGGATCCGTCAAAGAGGCTATCGCGACACACCGGGGGAGTGTCATAACGGAACATCGAAGTGCAGAGGGAGCATGTCTTGCAAATGCCGATGCGATGTCCCATATTCAGGGTGTTCCTTCGCTGCTATACCTGGCTTATGTTCATAATGGAATGGGAATTGATGAAGGTAGCGCGTGGGTCAAGGCAAAACTGCAACGAAGTTGGCAGAAACTACGATCGGACGTTCAAGAGTTGGTCAGAGACAGATATGAAGCTGCGCTGGAGATGCTCTGA
- a CDS encoding aldose 1-epimerase family protein, protein MINLYGATYDRIQLLRHVGDVSQIAHAKTYQLTDGNEKGVEAIDFRTGSGLNFTVLPSRGLDISYADYQGVPLCWRSSTGDVNPAYYEPEGIGWLRSFYGGLLTTCGMRQVGVPGEDDEEALGLHGRVSNIPAKNVWVDSRWEGHRYMLWAQGKVKETAALGEHLSRTRRIWTELGSHTLHIEDIVENLGYQDSPHMYLFHINIGFPILTQDSELIAPSSQVTPRDETAAADLNNYNLCEPPTVDFQEQAFYHEMEPDVDNHIRVALVNRSFNNGQGIGVSVRYHKTQFPNFVQWKMCGEGTYVMGLEPSNCGVEGRAKERERGTLQYIEPGGRRHYEVEIGVLTSNEEIDEFQEKIAKTQN, encoded by the coding sequence TTGATAAATCTATATGGAGCAACGTATGACAGAATACAACTACTTCGCCATGTTGGAGATGTGTCGCAAATCGCCCACGCCAAGACATATCAACTGACGGATGGCAATGAAAAGGGTGTAGAGGCGATTGACTTCCGAACCGGAAGCGGTCTCAATTTTACTGTGCTGCCGAGCCGTGGGTTAGACATCTCTTACGCCGACTATCAAGGTGTTCCACTCTGTTGGCGTTCAAGTACGGGTGATGTCAATCCTGCATATTACGAACCTGAGGGGATCGGTTGGTTGCGCAGTTTCTACGGCGGTCTACTGACAACCTGTGGGATGCGGCAAGTCGGCGTGCCGGGTGAGGATGACGAGGAAGCGTTAGGACTTCACGGTAGAGTTTCCAATATCCCGGCGAAAAACGTTTGGGTTGACAGCCGATGGGAAGGACACCGTTATATGTTGTGGGCGCAAGGCAAGGTTAAAGAGACCGCAGCTTTGGGCGAACATCTCTCCCGCACACGTAGAATCTGGACCGAACTCGGCTCCCATACGTTGCATATTGAGGATATTGTTGAAAACTTGGGATACCAAGATTCGCCGCACATGTATCTCTTCCATATTAACATTGGGTTTCCGATCCTCACCCAAGACAGCGAACTAATTGCCCCGTCCTCGCAGGTCACACCGCGAGATGAAACGGCGGCTGCAGACTTGAATAACTATAACCTCTGTGAACCCCCAACTGTTGACTTTCAAGAACAGGCTTTCTATCACGAAATGGAACCCGACGTTGATAATCACATCCGTGTTGCTCTCGTGAATCGCAGTTTTAACAATGGACAAGGTATCGGTGTATCGGTACGTTATCATAAAACACAATTTCCAAACTTCGTTCAGTGGAAAATGTGTGGTGAAGGCACCTATGTTATGGGCTTAGAACCCTCAAACTGTGGGGTAGAAGGTCGAGCAAAGGAGCGCGAACGCGGGACCCTACAGTATATTGAACCCGGTGGACGGAGACACTATGAAGTCGAAATCGGCGTGCTAACTTCCAACGAAGAAATTGATGAGTTCCAAGAGAAAATCGCAAAAACTCAAAATTAA
- a CDS encoding DUF3352 domain-containing protein: MKNYLPLHIIALLLLTTFAFIGCSAKETAPPDTAEIPLTQEPVETEESLSPEAEMTEKPQAPEADADDESHSPEAEMAEKPQAPEQETLQETEPEETMPTVEIPSDSVLHLIPESTLGVIYCPSLTELDNRINMLATDLLPTAEPPEVLAGILADVFGAGFENLAELEQIGLDLNQDFAIFMTSLKPPDLSATVHLTDPAAMKQVIDAESEGTAPIKYNGVTYWNAAGGGGSFAIIDNVLVFTRSPDVCESVIDAYKKTNPSITTKPNYNSFLTDVAEGGAQLAIHFDLESVIPGVTASLNAGLESAIDDLESDPSVMAAIPFFNLMFDAAIDVLSQLQSLSATLEVEGTDVQIDQLLKFKTGSKIQNTLKEMDPHQLALLDRLPKQAFVNGGFQSNPEFLAEMGIFWLRMLAADAAEQSELLKTVIEQIEGFYDALADEWAFTMNYSDSLLPDYLIIYELKNEQQARTYMEKTFLEQLQNTVKLIQDTVGDMPQLNMYDGAHLDTPMTHNGIEIKTFVFPNFNTVFEDIPAPTSSMMPQEWKWSYAFHENHLLLAIGGPELIKTALDRQTGETLAENLSYQKLIGMLGTDNNLLLAVSPMTAAKSFLPILAKADPDAAAPMQMLSGMLMNMPETYSIGFSAKAEAHGIDTKLLLTLGDFKQLIQMMAMVMQSTGQMQ; encoded by the coding sequence ATGAAAAACTATTTGCCCTTACACATAATAGCATTGCTATTACTGACAACGTTCGCGTTCATCGGTTGTAGCGCGAAAGAGACGGCACCGCCGGACACCGCGGAGATACCTTTGACCCAGGAACCTGTGGAGACAGAGGAATCGCTCTCTCCTGAGGCGGAGATGACAGAGAAACCGCAAGCCCCTGAAGCTGATGCGGATGACGAATCACATTCTCCTGAAGCAGAGATGGCAGAGAAACCGCAGGCACCGGAACAAGAAACACTGCAAGAAACTGAACCTGAAGAGACAATGCCAACAGTGGAGATTCCAAGTGACAGTGTCCTGCATCTGATCCCGGAGTCCACTTTAGGAGTCATTTATTGTCCCAGCCTGACTGAATTGGATAATCGGATTAACATGTTAGCAACCGACTTGCTGCCCACGGCGGAGCCACCAGAGGTCCTCGCCGGAATTTTGGCGGACGTTTTCGGTGCTGGATTTGAAAATCTTGCTGAATTAGAGCAAATTGGGTTGGATCTGAACCAAGACTTTGCAATCTTCATGACTTCTTTAAAACCGCCGGATCTCTCTGCAACCGTACATCTCACGGATCCTGCTGCCATGAAGCAGGTGATTGATGCAGAGAGCGAAGGAACCGCGCCCATAAAATATAACGGTGTAACCTATTGGAATGCAGCCGGTGGCGGCGGGAGTTTCGCTATCATAGATAATGTCCTCGTTTTTACCCGATCCCCTGATGTCTGTGAAAGCGTGATTGATGCCTATAAGAAAACAAATCCCTCTATTACAACCAAGCCAAATTACAATTCATTCCTCACCGATGTTGCCGAAGGGGGCGCGCAACTCGCGATCCATTTTGATCTTGAATCAGTTATACCGGGTGTAACGGCTTCGCTTAACGCAGGATTGGAATCCGCGATAGATGATCTGGAGAGCGATCCTTCTGTAATGGCAGCCATCCCATTTTTTAACCTCATGTTCGACGCTGCTATAGATGTACTGAGCCAATTACAATCTCTAAGCGCGACGCTTGAAGTGGAAGGCACTGATGTGCAAATCGATCAGCTCCTGAAATTCAAAACGGGTAGTAAGATTCAAAACACACTCAAAGAGATGGATCCTCACCAATTAGCACTTCTTGACAGGCTTCCAAAGCAAGCCTTTGTGAATGGAGGGTTTCAAAGTAACCCCGAATTCCTGGCTGAAATGGGGATATTCTGGTTACGAATGCTCGCAGCAGATGCCGCTGAACAGTCGGAGTTACTCAAGACGGTTATTGAACAAATTGAGGGCTTTTACGATGCTCTCGCCGACGAATGGGCTTTTACCATGAATTATAGCGATAGTCTCCTTCCGGATTATCTGATTATCTACGAACTGAAGAATGAACAGCAGGCGAGAACCTATATGGAAAAGACTTTCCTTGAACAACTCCAAAATACAGTGAAACTTATACAAGACACAGTCGGCGATATGCCGCAATTGAATATGTATGACGGTGCGCATTTGGATACACCGATGACGCATAACGGCATTGAGATTAAGACGTTCGTCTTCCCTAATTTCAACACTGTTTTTGAGGACATACCAGCCCCTACTTCCAGCATGATGCCGCAGGAATGGAAATGGTCCTATGCATTTCATGAGAACCACCTCCTTCTTGCCATCGGAGGACCTGAACTCATTAAGACAGCATTGGATCGGCAGACGGGTGAGACACTGGCTGAAAATCTAAGTTATCAGAAACTCATTGGAATGTTGGGTACTGACAATAACCTACTTTTAGCAGTTTCGCCAATGACTGCTGCTAAAAGTTTCTTACCCATCCTGGCGAAAGCGGATCCCGATGCTGCTGCGCCGATGCAAATGTTGTCCGGAATGCTTATGAATATGCCCGAGACTTATAGTATTGGGTTTTCTGCTAAAGCCGAGGCGCATGGCATTGACACCAAACTCTTACTCACTCTTGGCGACTTTAAGCAACTCATCCAAATGATGGCAATGGTAATGCAGAGCACTGGACAGATGCAGTAA
- a CDS encoding acetyl-CoA carboxylase carboxyltransferase subunit alpha, whose product MNTAELEFERPFIELERHLTQLEVFAETHPELDLKEGMDALKQNADTLTKRTFQKLSRWDKVRLARHAQRPQAPFYIDALLDEPTELHSDKLYGDDRALIGGLAWFDGQPLVYLAQQKGTNLEERQEMNFGYTHPEGYRKARRLMQLANKFNRPLLCFVDTPGAHFDLRSEEYGQAMAIAENLAEMMALRVPILVVIIGEGGSGGALAIAVGNRVLMMEYAVYCVAPPEACSGIVWKDKGERAPEATEGYKPTAPDLLKLGIIDQVIREPLGGAHRDPEAAARSVRRAIRRHLTELMQMTPQQLIQQRHERYRHIGLYGEDSA is encoded by the coding sequence ATGAACACAGCAGAACTTGAATTTGAAAGACCATTCATCGAATTGGAACGGCACCTCACACAATTGGAAGTCTTCGCAGAAACACATCCTGAGTTAGACCTGAAAGAGGGGATGGATGCGCTAAAGCAGAATGCGGATACGCTTACAAAGCGAACGTTCCAAAAATTGAGCCGATGGGATAAAGTGCGCTTGGCGCGCCATGCACAACGCCCGCAAGCTCCTTTCTATATCGACGCACTTCTTGATGAACCTACCGAACTTCATAGCGATAAATTATACGGCGACGACCGCGCCCTCATCGGCGGATTGGCATGGTTCGATGGACAACCGCTTGTTTATCTTGCACAGCAGAAGGGGACGAACCTTGAAGAGCGCCAGGAGATGAATTTCGGTTACACACACCCGGAAGGCTATCGCAAGGCGAGACGGTTAATGCAGCTGGCGAATAAGTTCAACCGGCCCTTACTCTGTTTTGTGGATACACCGGGAGCACACTTTGATCTCCGTTCCGAGGAATACGGGCAAGCAATGGCGATCGCTGAAAATCTCGCTGAGATGATGGCACTGCGCGTTCCGATTCTCGTCGTTATTATCGGTGAAGGTGGCAGTGGTGGTGCGCTCGCAATTGCGGTCGGCAATCGCGTATTGATGATGGAGTACGCCGTCTACTGTGTCGCGCCCCCTGAAGCCTGTAGCGGTATCGTATGGAAAGACAAAGGTGAACGCGCACCAGAAGCGACCGAGGGCTATAAACCGACTGCCCCGGATCTGCTCAAGTTAGGTATCATTGACCAAGTTATCCGTGAACCCCTCGGTGGGGCACACAGGGATCCCGAAGCCGCGGCGCGCAGCGTTAGGCGCGCTATACGTAGGCATCTCACCGAATTGATGCAGATGACACCCCAACAACTCATCCAACAGAGACATGAACGTTATCGCCACATCGGGCTTTATGGCGAAGATTCTGCTTGA
- a CDS encoding BCCT family transporter, with product MHEDGQQFQSNTKLFGLTPVFLVSAITIVIFVLGSLIFREGATSLFGATRTWLTTNFDWWFMDIVNLLVIFCLFLVVSPLGKVRIGGREAVPEYSNLTWFAMLFAAGIGIGLLFFGVLEPVQHFMSPPLGGEAKTDAALGIAATTFHWGVHGWAVYGIVGLALAFFAYNRGLPLTIRSAFYPLLGDRIWGWPGHVIDTLAVFASLFGLATSLGLGAQQVTAGLNYLFEIPATNTTMVVLIVVITGGALVSVLTGLDVGIKRLSQFNVILAFFLLLFVLLVGPKIAILKGIFTGLTEYISKVRPLSNWLGREDTGFLHGWTTFYWAWWIAWAPFVGTFIARISKGRTVREFVIGVLLLPTLLCLVWFSVFGGTAIDQFTSDGYTGVTETVEAYKPELSLFKMLDRLPMTTLVSSIAMLLTIIFFVTSSDSGSLVIDTITAGGKFDAPVSHRVFWCSAEGAVAIVLLLGGGLSSLQAASLVTGFPFAIVLLGMAACVWMGLRDEVRQSE from the coding sequence ATGCACGAAGATGGACAACAATTCCAGAGCAACACCAAGCTATTTGGGCTAACCCCGGTATTTCTCGTTTCCGCAATCACCATCGTCATTTTTGTCCTCGGGTCCCTCATATTCCGAGAAGGAGCAACAAGCCTTTTCGGAGCGACTCGCACATGGCTCACGACAAACTTTGATTGGTGGTTCATGGACATCGTCAACCTGCTTGTGATATTCTGTCTATTCCTGGTTGTGTCCCCGCTCGGCAAGGTGCGTATCGGTGGGCGCGAGGCTGTCCCCGAATACTCTAATCTCACATGGTTCGCCATGCTCTTCGCAGCCGGTATTGGTATCGGTCTCCTATTCTTCGGGGTCTTGGAGCCTGTTCAACACTTTATGAGCCCACCGCTCGGAGGTGAAGCGAAAACCGACGCTGCGCTCGGTATCGCTGCGACGACCTTTCACTGGGGCGTACACGGTTGGGCAGTCTACGGAATCGTCGGACTTGCCCTGGCATTTTTCGCCTACAACCGGGGGTTGCCATTGACTATCCGGTCGGCGTTCTACCCCCTCCTCGGGGATCGGATATGGGGTTGGCCGGGACATGTCATAGACACACTCGCTGTTTTCGCAAGTTTGTTCGGTCTCGCAACCTCGCTCGGCTTAGGTGCACAGCAGGTGACCGCTGGCCTCAACTACCTCTTTGAAATTCCTGCGACCAACACCACCATGGTCGTGCTGATAGTCGTCATAACTGGCGGTGCACTCGTCTCCGTGTTGACAGGGTTGGATGTCGGCATCAAACGCCTCAGCCAGTTCAACGTGATCCTCGCGTTTTTTCTTCTGCTCTTCGTCCTTCTTGTTGGTCCGAAAATCGCCATCCTCAAAGGTATATTCACCGGCCTCACTGAATATATTTCCAAGGTAAGACCGCTCAGCAATTGGCTCGGCCGCGAAGACACGGGATTTCTGCACGGTTGGACAACGTTCTATTGGGCGTGGTGGATCGCCTGGGCACCCTTTGTAGGCACCTTCATCGCCCGAATTTCAAAGGGACGGACGGTTCGCGAGTTCGTCATCGGTGTGCTGCTCCTACCAACACTGTTATGCTTAGTGTGGTTCAGTGTCTTTGGCGGCACTGCTATTGATCAGTTCACGAGCGATGGCTACACGGGTGTGACGGAAACTGTTGAAGCGTATAAACCGGAACTCTCATTGTTCAAAATGCTTGACCGATTGCCAATGACAACCTTAGTGTCTTCTATCGCGATGCTGTTGACAATCATCTTCTTTGTTACTTCGTCCGATTCTGGTTCTCTCGTCATTGATACCATTACGGCGGGTGGTAAGTTTGACGCACCTGTCTCTCACCGAGTGTTCTGGTGCTCGGCGGAGGGTGCTGTTGCCATCGTGCTGTTACTTGGTGGAGGTCTGAGCTCGTTGCAGGCAGCCTCCCTCGTGACAGGCTTTCCGTTCGCTATTGTCTTATTGGGCATGGCAGCTTGTGTGTGGATGGGACTCCGTGACGAAGTGCGACAGTCTGAATAG